The following coding sequences are from one Fimbriimonadaceae bacterium window:
- a CDS encoding flavin reductase family protein, with the protein MSTTVAIDPADLTVAATYDFLSRVVVPRPIALVSTLADDGTPNLAPFSFFMAGGANPASLVFCPVRAVGGRKKDTLANIEATGEYVINLVDRAMAEAMNATSAKLPPEASEWEHSGFLSAPSVKVAPARVAASPVSFEMKLFRTLDHGTGDTSATYVVGEVVLAHVHESVWNDGTVQALQPIARLGGPSYIDLVGGQVFDLVRPKAPGPG; encoded by the coding sequence ATGTCGACCACCGTCGCGATCGACCCCGCCGACCTGACTGTGGCGGCGACCTACGACTTCCTCAGCCGTGTGGTCGTTCCCCGGCCGATCGCCTTGGTCAGCACCCTGGCCGACGACGGGACCCCCAACCTCGCCCCCTTTAGCTTCTTTATGGCCGGCGGGGCGAACCCGGCCAGCCTCGTGTTTTGCCCGGTCCGGGCCGTCGGAGGGCGCAAAAAGGACACTTTGGCCAACATTGAGGCGACCGGCGAGTACGTCATCAACCTCGTCGACCGCGCGATGGCCGAGGCGATGAACGCCACGAGCGCCAAGCTCCCGCCCGAGGCCAGCGAATGGGAGCACAGCGGGTTCCTCTCTGCCCCGAGCGTCAAAGTCGCCCCCGCCCGCGTGGCGGCAAGCCCCGTTTCGTTTGAAATGAAGTTGTTCCGGACCCTTGACCACGGAACCGGCGACACCTCGGCGACCTACGTGGTCGGCGAAGTGGTCTTGGCCCATGTCCATGAGTCAGTCTGGAACGACGGGACGGTCCAGGCGCTCCAGCCGATCGCCCGCTTGGGCGGGCCGAGCTACATCGACTTGGTGGGCGGACAGGTGTTCGACCTCGTGAGGCCCAAGGCACCGGGACCTGGCTAG
- a CDS encoding Hsp20/alpha crystallin family protein codes for MPRRELDEWMLQVAADFQRHTGSTRNLRGGFTQQREWAPRVDLLEAETHFILRVELAGVDPGQVTIQFDPKRHTLVVKGERADGLCGRKERYNPLQLEIETGAFTREVPLPHVLVDVRNAQASWTNGLLQVVVPKETYLDEVEVRHITIQRLK; via the coding sequence ATGCCTCGACGCGAGTTGGACGAGTGGATGCTCCAGGTGGCCGCCGACTTCCAACGCCACACCGGATCCACGAGGAACCTGCGCGGCGGCTTCACCCAACAACGGGAATGGGCGCCGCGGGTGGACTTGCTCGAAGCGGAGACCCACTTCATCCTCCGTGTCGAACTCGCCGGCGTCGACCCTGGGCAGGTGACGATCCAGTTCGACCCAAAGCGGCATACCCTTGTGGTCAAGGGTGAGCGCGCTGACGGCCTGTGCGGTCGCAAAGAGCGCTACAACCCCCTGCAATTGGAGATCGAGACTGGAGCGTTCACCCGGGAGGTCCCCCTCCCCCACGTCCTTGTCGACGTGCGGAATGCCCAGGCCTCATGGACCAACGGCCTGTTGCAGGTCGTCGTACCAAAGGAGACCTACCTTGACGAGGTCGAGGTCAGGCACATCACGATCCAACGCCTGAAATGA
- a CDS encoding DUF642 domain-containing protein: MKRTISTLTIGALLAGAAHANLITNGSFEEGVLVPNGDNTMALNPGSTDITGWVVQNSSVAWIADPNPFNGVAASDGVRSLDLTGYSEGPGGVSQSFGTVVGAEYTVTFDQGANPAYGQSTIRVLAAGDSEDFTLTSDNGQLWANRTWTFTAVSSVTTLEIGHYFGGDVYTGLDNVVVTGQPVPEPATLSLLALVPMALRRRARR; this comes from the coding sequence ATGAAACGCACCATTTCAACCCTGACCATAGGGGCCCTACTCGCCGGGGCCGCCCATGCGAACCTCATCACCAACGGCAGCTTCGAGGAAGGCGTCCTTGTCCCAAACGGCGACAACACCATGGCGCTTAACCCCGGCTCGACAGACATCACCGGGTGGGTCGTCCAGAATTCCTCGGTCGCCTGGATCGCCGACCCCAACCCGTTCAATGGTGTCGCCGCGAGCGACGGGGTCAGGAGCCTTGACCTGACCGGTTACAGCGAAGGCCCCGGCGGCGTCTCCCAATCCTTCGGCACGGTCGTCGGCGCGGAATACACCGTCACGTTCGACCAGGGGGCCAACCCGGCGTACGGCCAGTCGACCATCCGGGTCCTTGCCGCGGGAGACAGCGAAGATTTCACCCTGACCAGTGACAACGGCCAACTCTGGGCGAACCGGACCTGGACTTTCACCGCCGTCTCGTCTGTGACGACCCTGGAAATCGGCCACTACTTCGGCGGAGACGTCTACACCGGCTTGGACAACGTCGTCGTCACCGGCCAGCCCGTGCCCGAACCCGCGACGCTCTCCCTGCTCGCCCTCGTCCCGATGGCTCTCCGCCGTCGTGCGCGCCGCTGA
- the lon gene encoding endopeptidase La: MSDTETRTPDDEPVVVAIDESPDDTTADSAEEAKPSLPEVLNVLPLRESVVFPMLIAPLSVSRPASVQLIDDSVVSSDRVIGVVAQRNPDTDEPGFDDIYGVGCAVIVRTLMKSSDATRLIVQGTSRFRIVEVVQTTPYLKARIEPVSEPTVPEEEAEEVEALRRTVAALFEHAVRLSPAIPDELRQLTENVHEANVMADLVAAHLPFSVVDKQNVLESVDLKERMHKLLHMLSREVRILELTSKVQHEVSAELSKTQRDYYLREQLKAIQRELGESDGPGAEVDDLAIQVEESGMPEEAMASANRELDRLRRINPGSPEYTVARTYLETMLAVPWQTSTTDNLDLKHARAVLDADHFGLEKIKRRIIEFLAVRKVKEGGAVRQPILCFYGPPGVGKTSLGRSIARALGREFYRMSLGGVRDEAEVRGHRRTYIGAMPGQIVQGLRRVGTNNPVFLLDEIDKLGNDFRGDPSSALLEVLDPHQNSEFRDHYLDVPLDLSNVLFLTTANRLDTIPHALRDRMEIIELGGYTEEEKLEIAKRHLVPRQVEEHGLAVGKRRRAKVRFEDDALSEVIRGYTREAGVRNLDREVAGVVRHATLKFAEGRKSALTVDKAFVHAALGAPRFTHDEVAERDLVPGVAVGLAWTPVGGDVLFIESVRTPGKGHMTVTGQLGDVMKESVSAAMTYLKAHAAEYSLTEEDFDKWDVHIHVPAGATPKDGPSAGITMLTALASLFTGRRVKQRLAMTGEVTLTGQVLPIGGVKEKVLAAFRAGVTTLLLPDDNRKDYAEDVADDVRRKLKVHFVKDASKVLELALRR; this comes from the coding sequence ATGAGCGACACCGAAACCCGAACACCGGACGACGAGCCGGTCGTCGTGGCCATTGACGAGTCACCGGACGACACCACGGCCGACAGTGCCGAGGAGGCGAAACCGAGCCTTCCGGAAGTCCTCAACGTGCTTCCCTTGCGCGAGTCGGTGGTCTTCCCCATGCTCATCGCGCCCCTCTCGGTCTCACGGCCCGCCAGCGTCCAGTTGATCGACGACTCCGTCGTCAGCAGCGACCGGGTGATCGGCGTGGTGGCCCAACGAAACCCCGACACCGACGAGCCCGGCTTTGACGACATTTACGGAGTGGGCTGCGCGGTCATCGTCCGGACCCTCATGAAATCGTCCGACGCGACCCGCCTGATCGTCCAGGGCACGTCGCGATTCCGCATCGTCGAGGTCGTCCAGACGACGCCGTACCTGAAGGCCCGCATCGAGCCGGTCTCCGAGCCCACCGTCCCTGAGGAGGAAGCCGAGGAGGTCGAGGCCCTCCGCCGGACTGTTGCCGCCCTCTTCGAGCACGCTGTGCGCCTGTCGCCCGCCATCCCCGACGAGCTCCGGCAACTCACCGAGAACGTCCACGAGGCCAACGTCATGGCCGACCTTGTCGCCGCGCACCTCCCGTTCAGCGTCGTCGACAAGCAAAACGTCTTGGAGTCCGTCGACCTGAAGGAGCGGATGCACAAGCTGCTCCACATGCTCTCGCGCGAGGTGCGGATCCTCGAACTGACGAGCAAAGTCCAGCACGAGGTCAGCGCCGAGCTGAGCAAGACCCAGCGGGACTACTACCTGCGCGAGCAGTTGAAGGCGATCCAGCGTGAGCTTGGCGAGTCCGACGGCCCGGGGGCCGAGGTCGACGATCTCGCGATCCAAGTCGAAGAGTCGGGCATGCCCGAGGAAGCGATGGCCTCCGCCAACCGCGAACTCGACCGGTTGCGCCGGATCAACCCCGGGTCACCCGAGTACACCGTCGCCCGCACCTACCTGGAGACGATGCTCGCCGTCCCGTGGCAGACCTCGACCACCGACAACCTGGACCTGAAGCATGCCCGCGCCGTCCTTGACGCCGACCACTTCGGCCTGGAAAAGATCAAGCGCCGCATCATCGAGTTCCTCGCGGTACGGAAGGTGAAGGAGGGCGGCGCGGTCCGCCAGCCGATCCTGTGCTTCTACGGCCCGCCCGGGGTCGGCAAGACTTCCCTCGGCCGGTCCATCGCCCGGGCGTTGGGACGCGAGTTCTACCGCATGAGCCTCGGCGGCGTCCGTGACGAGGCGGAGGTCCGCGGCCACCGCCGCACCTACATCGGCGCCATGCCCGGGCAGATCGTCCAGGGGCTCCGGAGGGTGGGCACGAACAACCCGGTCTTCCTCCTCGACGAGATCGACAAGCTGGGCAACGACTTCCGGGGAGACCCCTCGTCCGCCCTGCTCGAAGTGCTCGACCCGCACCAAAACAGCGAGTTTCGCGACCACTATCTGGACGTGCCCCTCGACCTCTCCAACGTGCTCTTTCTCACCACCGCCAACCGGCTGGACACGATCCCCCATGCCCTGCGCGACCGCATGGAGATCATCGAACTAGGCGGATACACCGAAGAGGAGAAGCTGGAGATCGCCAAGAGGCACCTGGTCCCCCGCCAGGTCGAGGAGCACGGGCTTGCCGTCGGCAAGCGACGCAGGGCCAAAGTCAGGTTCGAAGACGACGCCTTGAGTGAGGTGATCAGGGGGTACACCCGGGAGGCGGGCGTCCGCAACCTCGACCGCGAGGTCGCCGGCGTCGTCCGCCACGCGACCCTGAAGTTTGCCGAGGGACGCAAGTCGGCGTTGACCGTTGACAAGGCGTTCGTCCACGCCGCCCTGGGTGCCCCGCGGTTCACCCACGACGAAGTCGCGGAGCGGGATCTGGTGCCCGGCGTGGCGGTCGGCCTGGCCTGGACGCCGGTCGGCGGCGACGTGCTGTTCATTGAGTCGGTCCGCACTCCGGGCAAGGGACACATGACCGTCACCGGCCAGCTTGGTGACGTGATGAAGGAGTCGGTCTCAGCCGCCATGACTTACCTGAAAGCCCACGCCGCCGAATACTCTCTGACCGAGGAAGACTTCGACAAATGGGACGTCCACATCCATGTCCCGGCCGGCGCGACCCCCAAGGACGGCCCCAGTGCCGGCATCACGATGCTCACCGCCCTCGCTTCCCTCTTCACGGGACGCCGGGTCAAGCAACGGTTGGCGATGACCGGCGAGGTCACCCTGACCGGACAGGTCCTCCCCATAGGCGGGGTCAAGGAGAAGGTGCTCGCCGCCTTTCGGGCGGGCGTCACGACTCTTTTGCTTCCCGATGACAACCGTAAAGACTATGCCGAGGACGTCGCCGACGACGTCCGTCGAAAACTCAAGGTCCATTTCGTCAAGGACGCGTCCAAGGTCCTTGAACTGGCCCTCCGTCGGTGA
- a CDS encoding Zn-dependent oligopeptidase yields MKPYFAAGLLALATLSGAQEVPASVKAAVAKADAAVAAIVNIPKDRRTFENTIGAFDRLTDDLDRSTSLTVFLRNVSTDAKVRADAGAAEEFLGDYYVELGKREDLYKAVKEYADTKPDLQGEQKRLLEFTLRDYRRAGMDLPKDKRDQAAALEKDLNKIGLEFDENIAVDTLQLPLTEQELAGVPEDARSGWVKLAGSYLVPMTGPNYSVIVDFASNPATRQKARWIWLRRGGEKNVELLAQLLVKRDQLAHLLGYKNTVDYEIETRMAKNSETVAKFYADLKPILAKKAALDKAEFTQAKRDDLHDPKAELDPWDYSYYKRELLEKKYAIDSEKIQEYFSVPNVLKGLFDVTGTLFGVSYTDVTDQAAKLGLPVWHPDVKLFEVKDKASGKLLGRCYMDLYPRPGKYTHAACWGLQVHRIDEDGTERLPLVALVCNLNQPQGDKPALLSHDDVETLFHEFGHGLHGLFSKSRYARFAGTGVARDFVEAPSQMLENWVWDPGVLATFAKHYKTGEPLPANLLEGMKKARTLGSGIENQGQVYLGEMDQRYHLAPGGKIDTTKVAFEVYDEDTVFKQMPGTLPQAAFGHLVGYEGAYYGYLWSLVYAQDMFTRFEEKGLLNPEAGKWYRDHILAKGGTEDEMEMLKEYLGRAPKMDAFLKSLGLSG; encoded by the coding sequence ATGAAGCCGTACTTCGCCGCTGGCTTGCTGGCCCTCGCCACGCTTTCCGGCGCCCAAGAAGTCCCCGCATCCGTCAAGGCGGCCGTCGCCAAGGCGGACGCAGCCGTCGCCGCCATCGTGAACATCCCCAAAGACCGGCGCACGTTTGAGAACACCATCGGCGCTTTCGACCGCCTGACCGACGACCTCGACCGTTCGACCAGCCTGACCGTGTTCCTTCGCAATGTCAGCACCGACGCCAAAGTCCGGGCCGACGCCGGCGCCGCCGAAGAGTTCCTCGGCGACTACTACGTCGAATTGGGCAAGCGAGAAGACCTCTACAAGGCGGTCAAGGAGTACGCGGACACCAAACCCGACCTCCAGGGCGAGCAGAAGCGGCTGCTTGAGTTCACCCTCCGCGACTACCGCCGGGCGGGCATGGACTTGCCCAAGGACAAGCGTGACCAGGCCGCCGCGTTGGAGAAAGACCTCAACAAGATCGGGTTGGAGTTCGACGAGAACATCGCCGTCGACACCCTGCAACTCCCGTTGACGGAGCAGGAACTGGCCGGCGTGCCCGAAGACGCCCGCAGCGGATGGGTGAAGCTGGCCGGAAGCTACCTGGTGCCGATGACCGGGCCGAACTATTCCGTCATCGTCGACTTTGCCTCGAACCCGGCGACACGCCAGAAGGCGCGGTGGATCTGGTTGCGTCGCGGCGGAGAGAAGAACGTCGAGCTGCTGGCCCAACTCCTCGTCAAGCGCGACCAACTCGCCCACCTGCTGGGCTACAAGAACACCGTCGACTATGAGATCGAGACCCGCATGGCGAAGAACAGCGAGACCGTCGCCAAGTTCTATGCCGACCTGAAGCCGATCCTCGCCAAGAAGGCCGCCCTGGACAAGGCCGAGTTCACCCAAGCCAAGCGTGACGACCTCCATGACCCCAAGGCCGAACTGGACCCGTGGGATTACAGCTACTACAAGCGCGAGCTGCTGGAGAAGAAGTACGCCATTGACAGCGAGAAGATCCAGGAGTACTTCTCCGTCCCCAACGTGCTGAAAGGGTTGTTCGACGTCACCGGGACATTGTTCGGGGTGAGCTACACCGATGTCACCGACCAGGCCGCCAAGCTGGGGTTGCCGGTGTGGCACCCCGACGTCAAGCTCTTCGAGGTCAAGGACAAGGCGTCGGGCAAGCTGCTCGGCCGGTGCTACATGGACCTCTATCCGCGGCCCGGCAAGTACACCCACGCCGCTTGTTGGGGCCTCCAGGTGCACCGGATCGACGAAGACGGGACAGAGCGCCTGCCCCTCGTCGCCCTCGTCTGCAACCTGAACCAACCCCAGGGCGACAAGCCTGCCTTGCTCAGCCATGACGACGTCGAGACCCTGTTCCACGAGTTCGGCCACGGTCTGCACGGCCTCTTCAGTAAGTCACGGTACGCCCGCTTCGCCGGTACGGGCGTCGCCCGCGACTTTGTCGAGGCCCCGAGCCAGATGCTGGAGAACTGGGTGTGGGACCCGGGCGTCCTCGCCACCTTTGCCAAGCACTACAAGACCGGCGAGCCCCTGCCCGCGAACTTGTTGGAAGGGATGAAGAAGGCCCGCACCCTGGGGAGCGGGATCGAGAACCAGGGACAGGTCTATCTCGGTGAGATGGACCAACGCTACCACCTCGCCCCGGGCGGCAAGATCGACACGACCAAAGTCGCCTTCGAGGTCTATGACGAGGACACCGTCTTCAAGCAAATGCCCGGGACGTTGCCCCAGGCGGCGTTTGGGCACCTGGTGGGTTATGAAGGGGCCTACTACGGCTACCTCTGGTCACTGGTCTACGCCCAAGACATGTTCACCCGGTTCGAGGAGAAGGGCCTTCTGAACCCGGAGGCGGGCAAGTGGTACCGCGACCACATCCTTGCCAAGGGCGGGACAGAAGACGAGATGGAGATGCTGAAGGAGTACTTGGGCCGCGCCCCGAAGATGGACGCGTTCCTCAAGAGCCTTGGCTTGAGCGGCTAG
- a CDS encoding histidine phosphatase family protein translates to MFAAIVALAAVSPCHLTFVRHGETEANATGKYNSKTINVFSEKGTKQVDALTVLLRKEPKYDLILVSPSPRALKTIAPYLRATGQRATVWPLLYECCTMKSTGKPATQFAWGSKITLPKDLEGLFKLMPDMDRYPSSPTWESGLAQVQASVKQFRTLYARGRVLLVGHSGHGGQFLYGLDGKRRRLENAKPVEIDVPSVVKS, encoded by the coding sequence ATGTTCGCCGCCATCGTCGCCCTCGCCGCCGTCTCCCCGTGCCACCTGACGTTTGTCCGTCACGGCGAGACCGAGGCGAACGCGACGGGCAAGTACAACTCGAAGACGATCAACGTCTTCAGTGAGAAGGGGACAAAGCAGGTCGATGCCTTGACCGTCCTGCTCCGGAAGGAACCGAAGTACGACCTCATCCTGGTCTCGCCGTCACCGCGGGCCCTCAAGACGATCGCCCCGTACCTCCGGGCGACGGGACAGCGGGCGACGGTTTGGCCCTTGCTGTACGAGTGCTGCACGATGAAGAGCACGGGCAAGCCGGCCACCCAGTTCGCCTGGGGCAGCAAAATCACCTTGCCCAAGGACCTTGAGGGGCTATTCAAACTGATGCCCGACATGGACCGCTATCCCTCGTCTCCGACATGGGAGTCGGGTCTCGCCCAAGTCCAAGCGTCAGTGAAGCAGTTCAGGACTCTCTATGCCAGGGGCCGGGTGTTGCTCGTCGGGCACAGCGGCCACGGCGGCCAGTTCCTCTATGGTCTGGACGGCAAACGCAGGCGGTTGGAAAACGCCAAGCCGGTCGAGATCGACGTCCCGTCCGTCGTCAAATCCTAG